In Zingiber officinale cultivar Zhangliang chromosome 8B, Zo_v1.1, whole genome shotgun sequence, a single genomic region encodes these proteins:
- the LOC122016290 gene encoding beta-carotene hydroxylase 2, chloroplastic-like isoform X2, with protein MAVAASISCRLPHGISGDGCLLVFRPLPVRIPCGAASSRWPFRTRSTAVRFVLKEVDREEGSNGGGYVKLGKALIKGGEEAKETEELRIASDRRAAERKARKEAERRTYLIAAVMSSLGITSMAVAAVYYRFTWQMEGGEVPATEMFGTFALSVGAAVGMEFWARWAHRALWHASLWHMHESHHRPRDGPFELNDVFAIINAVPAISLMAYGFFNRGLLPGLCFGAGLGITLFGMAYMFVHDGLVHRRFPVGPIANVPYFRRVAAAHQELEEVDGLEELEKEIVRRNKLYNSSN; from the exons ATGGCGGTCGCCGCTTCAATCTCCTGCCGATTGCCTCACGGAATCTCCGGCGACGGTTGCCTTCTCGTCTTTCGCCCGCTCCCCGTTCGGATCCCCTGCGGCGCGGCTTCCTCCCGCTGGCCGTTCCGAACGAGATCCACCGCGGTGCGTTTTGTGCTTAAGGAGGTGGATAGGGAGGAGGGGAGTAATGGGGGTGGCTACGTTAAGCTGGGCAAGGCTCTGATTAAGGGGGGCGAGGAGGCGAAAGAAACAGAGGAGCTGCGAATTGCTTCGGACCGTCGGGCGGCGGAGAGAAAGGCGAGGAAAGAGGCGGAACGTCGGACGTACCTGATCGCGGCGGTGATGTCCAGCCTCGGCATCACCTCCATGGCGGTCGCAGCCGTCTACTACCGGTTCACCTGGCAAATGGAG GGAGGAGAGGTTCCGGCGACGGAGATGTTCGGGACGTTCGCTCTCTCCGTCGGCGCGGCG GTGGGAATGGAGTTCTGGGCGCGTTGGGCGCACCGGGCGTTGTGGCACGCCTCGTTGTGGCACATGCACGAGTCGCACCACCGACCCCGCGACGGCCCCTTCGAGCTCAACGACGTCTTCGCCATCATCAACGCCGTCCCCGCTATCTCCCTGATGGCCTACGGCTTCTTCAACCGCGGGCTCCTTCCCGGCCTGTGCTTTGGCGCT GGCCTCGGGATTACGCTGTTCGGAATGGCCTACATGTTCGTCCACGACGGGCTGGTCCACCGCCGATTCCCGGTGGGCCCCATCGCCAACGTGCCCTACTTTCGCCGGGTGGCCGCTGCCCACCAG GAGCTGGAGGAGGTGGATGGCCTGGAGGAGCTGGAGAAGGAGATAGTCAGGAGAAATAAACTCTACAACAGCTCCAATTAA
- the LOC122016290 gene encoding beta-carotene hydroxylase 2, chloroplastic-like isoform X1 has protein sequence MAVAASISCRLPHGISGDGCLLVFRPLPVRIPCGAASSRWPFRTRSTAVRFVLKEVDREEGSNGGGYVKLGKALIKGGEEAKETEELRIASDRRAAERKARKEAERRTYLIAAVMSSLGITSMAVAAVYYRFTWQMEGGEVPATEMFGTFALSVGAAVGMEFWARWAHRALWHASLWHMHESHHRPRDGPFELNDVFAIINAVPAISLMAYGFFNRGLLPGLCFGAGLGITLFGMAYMFVHDGLVHRRFPVGPIANVPYFRRVAAAHQIHHMDKFEGVPYGLFLGPKELEEVDGLEELEKEIVRRNKLYNSSN, from the exons ATGGCGGTCGCCGCTTCAATCTCCTGCCGATTGCCTCACGGAATCTCCGGCGACGGTTGCCTTCTCGTCTTTCGCCCGCTCCCCGTTCGGATCCCCTGCGGCGCGGCTTCCTCCCGCTGGCCGTTCCGAACGAGATCCACCGCGGTGCGTTTTGTGCTTAAGGAGGTGGATAGGGAGGAGGGGAGTAATGGGGGTGGCTACGTTAAGCTGGGCAAGGCTCTGATTAAGGGGGGCGAGGAGGCGAAAGAAACAGAGGAGCTGCGAATTGCTTCGGACCGTCGGGCGGCGGAGAGAAAGGCGAGGAAAGAGGCGGAACGTCGGACGTACCTGATCGCGGCGGTGATGTCCAGCCTCGGCATCACCTCCATGGCGGTCGCAGCCGTCTACTACCGGTTCACCTGGCAAATGGAG GGAGGAGAGGTTCCGGCGACGGAGATGTTCGGGACGTTCGCTCTCTCCGTCGGCGCGGCG GTGGGAATGGAGTTCTGGGCGCGTTGGGCGCACCGGGCGTTGTGGCACGCCTCGTTGTGGCACATGCACGAGTCGCACCACCGACCCCGCGACGGCCCCTTCGAGCTCAACGACGTCTTCGCCATCATCAACGCCGTCCCCGCTATCTCCCTGATGGCCTACGGCTTCTTCAACCGCGGGCTCCTTCCCGGCCTGTGCTTTGGCGCT GGCCTCGGGATTACGCTGTTCGGAATGGCCTACATGTTCGTCCACGACGGGCTGGTCCACCGCCGATTCCCGGTGGGCCCCATCGCCAACGTGCCCTACTTTCGCCGGGTGGCCGCTGCCCACCAG ATCCACCACATGGACAAGTTCGAGGGGGTGCCTTACGGACTGTTCTTGGGCCCCAAG GAGCTGGAGGAGGTGGATGGCCTGGAGGAGCTGGAGAAGGAGATAGTCAGGAGAAATAAACTCTACAACAGCTCCAATTAA
- the LOC122016291 gene encoding transcription repressor OFP8-like: protein MGTNSFRRRSSGLLSLRLGCGVCSDSKSVSVSVAKLTSQARTGATEESSADTTLTVAAAILSSSSSDGDEEETTGQVLASASKPASVSELLRQLGELEQSGAGWSGGVSRSENRGVEDSEVVVKETADPMGEFRRSMLHMIVEKEIVGGAELGELLRRFLALNSPQYHVVILRAFSEIWEDVFAGYERTPDLLRRISSNKLQSTYK from the coding sequence ATGGGCACGAACTCGTTCAGGAGGCGGAGCAGCGGCTTGCTCTCTCTCCGCTTAGGCTGCGGAGTCTGCTCCGACTCCAAGTCCGTCTCTGTGTCGGTCGCTAAGCTCACCTCGCAGGCGCGGACCGGTGCCACCGAGGAATCCTCCGCCGACACCACGCTCACCGTCGCTGCCGCCATATTGTCCTCCTCCTCTTCCGACGGCGACGAGGAGGAGACTACCGGGCAGGTGCTTGCGTCCGCCAGCAAGCCGGCGAGCGTCTCCGAGTTACTCCGCCAGCTAGGCGAGCTGGAGCAGAGCGGCGCGGGCTGGAGCGGGGGCGTCTCGAGGAGCGAGAACCGCGGAGTCGAAGACAGCGAGGTGGTGGTGAAGGAGACGGCGGACCCGATGGGCGAGTTCCGGAGGTCGATGCTGCACATGATCGTGGAGAAGGAAATCGTGGGCGGCGCGGAGCTGGGGGAGTTACTCCGTCGCTTCCTGGCTCTCAACTCGCCGCAGTACCACGTCGTCATCCTCCGCGCCTTCTCAGAGATATGGGAGGACGTGTTCGCAGGGTACGAGCGGACGCCGGATCTCCTGCGCCGGATCTCCTCTAACAAGTTGCAATCGACCTACAAGTAA
- the LOC122017356 gene encoding 11-beta-hydroxysteroid dehydrogenase B-like, with protein sequence MDLVGSILNFVVPPASMVMLAFAWPTLSFIHALEWFFKTLNRDNMENKVVVITGASSAIGEQLAYEYARRKANLVLVARREHRLWGISDNARLLGAKHVLVMAADVVKEEECRRFIYDTINYFGHLHHLVNTASLGHNFYLEEATDPSVFPHMMDINFWGNVYPTYVALPFLRQTRGRILVNASMESWLPMPKMSLFAAAKAAVINFYETLRLEVRDEVGITIATHGWVGDDINRRNFMLEEGTEIHWKEERDQVATSGGHVEELAKLMVAGACRGDAYVKRPSWHDVFLLYRAFAPDVLNWTFRLLLSDHGAKPTAPRSQPIEAAGSPPRRAIAFSPASPPPPQQIAK encoded by the exons ATGGATCTTGTGGGCAGCATCCTCAACTTTGTGGTGCCGCCGGCAAGCATGGTGATGCTGGCCTTCGCATGGCCAACGCTCTCCTTCATCCACGCCCTCGAGTGGTTCTTCAAGACATTGAACAGGGACAACATGGAGAACAAGGTCGTTGTCATCACCGGAGCTTCTTCCGCAATAGGAGAG CAATTAGCGTACGAGTACGCAAGGAGGAAAGCAAACCTGGTGTTGGTCGCAAGGAGGGAACACCGACTCTGGGGAATCAGCGACAACGCTAGACTGCTGGGTGCCAAGCATGTCCTTGTCATGGCTGCAGATGTTGTCAAGGAAGAGGAGTGCAGAAGATTCATTTATGATACTATAAACTACTTTGGCCACT TGCATCACCTTGTCAACACTGCGAGCTTGGGGCATAATTTCTACCTCGAGGAGGCCACTGACCCTTCGGTTTTCCCCCATATGATG GATATCAATTTCTGGGGCAATGTATATCCGACGTATGTTGCACTGCCGTTCTTGAGGCAAACACGCGGTCGAATCCTCGTCAATGCGTCCATGGAGAGCTGGCTTCCCATGCCCAAGATGAGCCTCTTTGCA GCGGCGAAGGCGGCGGTGATAAATTTCTACGAGACGTTAAGGCTGGAGGTGAGAGATGAAGTGGGCATCACGATCGCAACCCATGGATGGGTCGGCGACGACATCAACAGGAGAAACTTCATGCTGGAGGAGGGAACAGAGATTCACTGGAAAGAAGAGAGAGATCAG GTGGCTACGAGCGGAGGGcatgtggaggagttggcgaagTTGATGGTGGCCGGGGCTTGCCGTGGTGATGCCTACGTGAAGCGTCCGAGCTGGCACGACGTCTTCCTACTCTACCGTGCCTTCGCTCCGGACGTGCTTAATTGGACCTTCCGGTTGTTACTCTCCGACCACGGAGCCAAGCCAACGGCCCCCAGATCGCAGCCGATTGAGGCAGCAGGATCGCCTCCTCGGAGGGCGATCGCCTTCTCCCCTGCTTCACCGCCGCCGCCACAGCAGATTGCCAAATAG